The genomic window TCGGGCGTCATCTCGGCCATCGTCAGCCGTAGGGCCTGCCCCTCGAGCAGCACGCGGATGTCGTACACCTCGCGCGCCTGTTCGGCCGAGAGGGCCTTGACGATCGCCCCGCGTCGGTCGTGGAACTCGACGAGCCCCTCCGCCTCGAGTTGGATGAGCGCCGAGCGCACCGGCAGGCGCGAGACGCCGATCGCCTCGGCGAGGGTCTCCTGCCTGAGCTTCTGGCCGGGCGCGAGCGCGCCGCTCAGGATCGCGTCGCGGAGGATGTCGTAGGCCATGGTGCCGACGGATCGGTAGCCCGCGGCATGGTGGTCGGCGAGGCGCTGCAGGGCTTCGGTGCCGCTGGGCTTCGCCGAGTCTCCCGCGGCGGTCGTCGGTGTGCTCGAACTCATGTGGCCGACAGTAGCGGAAGCGATGCGGCATCTCTGCATTTTGGATACAGAATCGGCCCGGATGCCGCACCGCGGATGCCGCGACCGGGCGGAGGTTCCCACGGCCGGCTCCGCCCCGCAACCCCTTCCGGCGCATCCGTCGGCGTCGTAGCGTGGCGGAATCGGCCTGTGCGTCCGAACCGCGCGGGCTCCGGTTCGAGGGGATCCCATGCAGACGAACGTCGCGCGTCGCGCACTCCTGATCTCGGTCGCCGCCGTCGCGGCCGGATCCCTGATCGCATTCGGCGCCCCGGCGTCGGCCGCTCCGCCGAGCGCCTCAGGCACGTCGGCGGATGCTGCGGCCGCCGCGGTTCCGTTCCGCTGGACCCCGCAACCGCAGGCCACGAGCGTCGGCTCCGGCGGGGCGGTGTCGTCGGTCGACGCCTGGGCGAGCCGGATCGGCGTCGAGGTGCTCCGCCTCGGCGGCAATGCGGCCGATGCGGCGGTCGCGACCGCGGCTGCCCTGGGCGTCACCGAGCCGTACAGCGCGGGCATCGGCGGCGGCGGCTACTTCGTGCACTTCGACGCCGAGACCGGCGAGGTCACGACGATCGACGGGCGCGAGACCGCACCCGCCGCGATGCCGACCGACGCCTTCATCGACCCGGCCACCGGCAGCCCGTACCGGTTCACGCCCGAACTCGTCTCCTCGGGCGTGAGCGTCGGCGTGCCCGGCACCCTCGCGACCTGGGAGGCCGCGGTCGACCGCTTCGGCAGCAAGCGGCTGTCGACCCTGCTCGCCCCGGCGATCGCGCTCGCGGCCGGCGGGTTCACGGTCGACGAGACGTTCCGCAGCCAGACGCTCGACAACAAGGCCCGGTTCGCGGCCTTCCCCGACACCGCGAAGCTGTTCCTGCCGAAGGGCGACGCACCGGTCGTCGGGTCGACGTTCCGCAACCCCGACCTCGCGAAGACGCTCGGCCTGATCGCGCTGCGCGGCACCGACGTGTTCTACGAGGGCCGCCTCGCCGACGAGATCGCCGACGTGGTGCAGCATCCCCGCAAGGACCCGGCATCGCCGCTGCCCGCTCCCCCCGGCACGCTGACCGCCGATGACCTCGCCGCATACGAAGTGGTCGAGCAGGCTCCGACGCACGTCGAGTACCGCGGCCTGGACGTCTACGGCATGGCGCCGTCGTCGTCGGGCGGCACCACGGTCGGCGAGTCGCTGAACATCCTCGAGAACCATGAGCTCTCCGGGGCGACGCCCGAGGCGACCGCGCAGAGCCTGCACCTGTTCCTCGAGGCGACCGCGCGGGCGTTCGCCGACCGCAACGCCTACGTCGGCGATCCGGCGTTCGTCGACGTGCCGACCGAGACGCTGCTGAGCCAGGACTTCGCCGACGCCCGCGACTGCACGATCGACCCGTCGGCGGCGTCGCCGAGGCCGGTGCCGGCCGGGGCGCTGGATGCCTCGGGATGTGTCACCGCGGCGTTCGAGGAGCGTGCCGACACCGAGAACGTCTCGACCACGCACCTGTCGGTCGTCGACCGGTGGGGGAACGCGGTCGCCTACACGCTGACGATCGAGCAGACCGGCGGCTCCGGCATGACCGTGCCCGGTCGCGGCTTCCTGCTGAACAACGAGCTCACCGACTTCTCGACCGTCTACAGCGAGACCGACCCGAACCGCATCGAGCCGGGCAAGCGCCCGCGATCGTCGATGTCGCCCACGATCGTGCTCGACGGCGGCGAGGTGCGGTACGTGCTCGGCTCGCCGGGCGGCGCGACCATCATCACGACCGTCACGCAGATCCTGATGAACCGAGTCGATCTCGGGATGTCGCTGCCCGACGCCGTCGCCGCCCCGCGTGCCTCGCAGCGCAACGCGGCGGTGACGCCGGCCGAACCGGAGTTCATCGACGCGTACGGCGCGGCCCTCGGCGCCTACGGCCAGGCCTTCACCCCCTCGGGCGATCGATTCACGTCGGCGTCGCAGATCGGCGCGGCCGCGACGATCGAGGTCGCGCCCGACGGCACGATGACCGCCGCTGCGGAGCCGGTGCGGCGAGGAGGCGGCACGGGACTGGTGGTCAGGCCGCAGCGGTAGGCGGCACTCGACCGTGGGACTCCCACCGCGCTACGGTGGCGCCATGCCGACCCAGACCACCAGGCACGACCTGCTCGACGGGATCGTCGTCGAGTTCCTGCACAACTCGCCTCGCGGGCGACGCCTCGTGGCCGTCGGCGGGGTCGCGGCCGAGGTCGACGGTGCGTTCGCCGACGATCTCGCGGTGGCGCTCGCCGAGCACGGACAGCCGACCGCCCGGGAGTCGGTCGGCGGCGCCGACGAGGCGGCGCTCCGCGCCGTGGTCGTCGAACCGTTCCGCTCGGGCGTGCTCGACGGGGCGACCGACCCGGACACCGTGCTCGTCGTCGACGGCGAGCGGTTGCTCGTCGGCGACGCGCGCGGGATCTGGCACTTCTCCGTCTGGGTGCTGCGGGGCGACGAGCTGCCCGACTCGGGCGCGAACGTCATCGTCGACGCGACCGACCAGGCCGCACCGACGAGGTACTTCTACGACTACTGCAAGCTGCCGCCGAGCCTCAACCGCCCCGGCCTGCACTGAGCCCGGCGGACTCTCCCCCCTCCCCCCGACCAAGTTCGGAGGATCGCACGAGGTGCGGAGGATTCCGCAGGATTGGTCCGGAGTTCGCGCGATCCTCCGAGGCACGCGCGAGCTGCGGACGCGCCCCTAGGCTCGCGCGCGCAGCCGCGGCGCGAGGTCGCGCTCGAACAGCTCCATGAACCGGCGCTGGTCGTGGCCCGGCGCGTGGAAGACCAGGTGGTTGAAGCCCCAGTCGACGTACTGCCCGATCCGGTCGACGACCTCATCGGGGTCGGTGCCGACGATCCACCGCTTCGCGATCTGGTCGATCGGCAGCGCGTCGGCGGCCCGCTCCATCTCGACGGGGTCGGTGATGTCGTGCTTCTGCTCCTTCGAGAGCGACAGCGGCGACCAGAACCGGGTGTTCTCGAGCGCCGCCTCCTCGGTCTCCTCGTACGACAGCTTGATCTCGATCATCCGGTCGAGGGCGTCGAACGAACGGCCGTCGCCGCGCGCCTCGAGGCCCTCCTTGACGGCCGGCACCAGCTGGTCGACGTAGAGCTCGGCGCCCTTGCCCGAGGTGCAGATGAACCCGTCGCCGGCGCGGCCGGCGTACTTCGCGACGGTCGGCCCGCCGGCTGCGATGTACACCGGCACCGGGGCATCCGGCCTGTCGTAGATGGAGGCGTCGTGCGTCGAGTAGTAGTCGCCCTCGAAGGTGACCTGTTCGCCGTCGGTCCAGAGCGCGCGCATGAGGCGCACCGCCTCGCGGAGGCGGGCGAATCGCTCCTTGAACTCGGGCCAGTCCTGCTCGCCGGCGCCCCGGAACCCGGTGGCGATCTCGTTGAGCGCCTCGCCCGTGCCGAAGCCGGCGATGATGCGGCCCGGGTAGAGCACGCCGAGCGAGGCGAACGCCTGCGCGAGCACGGCCGGGTTGTAGCGGAACGTCGGGGTCATCACGCTCGTGCCGATGCGCACCGTCGACGTACGCTCGCCGACCGCCGCCATCCAGGTGAGCGAGAACGGCGCGTGGCCGCCCTGGTGGCGCCAGGGCTGGAAGTGGTCGCTCGTCCACACCGATTCGAAGCCGTGCGACTCGGCTGCGACGGCGAGTTCGACGAGCTCGCGAGGGTCGAACTGCTCGGCGGAGGCCTTGTATCCGAGGGTGAGGCTCATGCGTTCGATCCTTCCACGGAACTCGGGCTACGCGGCCGGCCGGTACCGCATGGCCACCGCGCCCGACCTGAACTCACGACGATCCACGAGCTCGAGCCGGATGCGCTCACGCAGGCCCGCGAGCAGCGTCGGCCCGTGCCCGGCGAGCACCGGCTGCACGAGGAATTCGTACTCGTCGATCAGTCCCAGGTCGGCCAACGCGAGCGGAAGCGTGACGCCGCCCACCCACAGCCCACCGCCCGGCTCCTGCTTGAGCTGCCGCACCGCCTGACCCAGGTCGCCGCGCAACACCACCGCGTTCCAGTCGGGCGCGTCCAGGGTGCTCGACACGACGACCTTTCTCGCCCGATCGATGGCCTCGGCGAACGGGATCTCCGACTCGTCCATCCAGTCGGGCCACTCGCCGGTGGCCGGCCGCCGCCACGCGGCCTCCATCATCTCGTAGGTCACCCGACCGAAGAGCAGGGTGTCGGCGCGCTCCATCTCGGCGGTCCAGTACCGCATCGACTCCTCGTCCGGGGGGAGTCCCGCCTCGTGGTGGCAGCACCCGTCGAGGGTGACGTTGATGGAGTATCGAAGCGGTCTCATCGTGCATCCCAACCATTCGTGATCCGGTGCCCGCAGGCTAGTCGAGCCCCCCGCCGCCGACGAGCTGCTCGCGGGTGCGGCGTTCCTCCGACACGTGGGCCCCGGGGGTCAGGCCGGTCGCGTGTCGGAAGTCGTTGATGAGGTGCGCCTGGTCCGCGTACCCGAGCTCGGCGGCCGTCGCACCGACGTCGGCGTCGACGACCGAGAGCCGGCGCACCACCTCCTGGAGGCGCACCCGCCGGGCGACGTGACCCGGGCCGATGCCGAGCGTCGCCCGGCAGGCGCGTTGCAGGGTTCTCGCCGAGACCCCGAGCTCGTGCGCGATCGCGTCGATCGGCCGGATCCGCGGGCTCTCGACGAGCGCATCGACCGCGTTGTTCGCGAGGATCCCCGCAGGCGACGGCCGCCGTTCGGCGAGCGCCCTCGCGATCGCCGCGTCGGCTGCGCCCGCCCGGCCGTCGAGATCCGAGGCGGGCACCGCGGCGACCGCGGAGAGGAGCTCGTGCGCGCGCCGATCGAGCGACGGCGTCAGGGGCTGCTCGCGGGCCAGCGCGGCGGCATCCAGGTCGGCGACCACGGCCAGCCCGGCAGGCCGCAGCCGGATCGCGAACACCGAGCCGCGGCCCTCGATCGTGCGCTTCCATGCTCCCGGCCGCACGCAGCTCACGGTGAGCGGCGAGGGGACGGAGCCCTCCTCGACGCTCAAGGTGATCGCCGGATGGTCGATGATCCGCTGCACGACCGCTTCGTCGCGCGGGAACGACCACGAGACCGACCAGTAGGTGTCGACGAGATCTGCGATGGCGGCGGCCGGTCGCAGTCGCTGGGCCGAGTACCGCGCGAGGTTGCCGGGTGCGAGCACGCCCGAGCGCTCGGGCGCCCCGATCGGCTCGCGGCCGGATCCCTCGTCCATGACGCGATTCTGCAATACACGGCGGCGAGGCCGCGAGCACGATGGCGCCATGGACACCTCGATCTCCGACGGGCTCGTCGGCATCCACTGGTGGGCGACGCTGCTGGCGGCCCTGGCGTACTTCGTGCTCGGGGCGATCTGGTTCACGCCGTTGTTCGGGCGGCAGTGGGATCGCTCGATCGGCGTCGACCGGCGCACGACCGGTGGGCGGTACCCGCTCCCGTACTACGTCGTTCCGCTCGTCGGCGCGCTCGTCGGCGCACTGATGGTCGCGGTGCTGATCGGCGCCTGCTCGGCCGAGGGGGCGATCGAGGGGCTGCTGCTCGGACTCGCCGTCGGGGTCGCGGTCGCCGCTGCGACGCTGACGAACGCCCTCACCCCGCATACGCCCAAGCCCTATCTCTTAGCGGCGGTGACGGGCGGGTACCACCTCGTCGGGCTCACGGGCGCCGGTGCGATCATCGGCGCATTCGCGACGGGATGAGCCTGATCACGCCTGCGCTGCGGCCCCGCCGTCGGCGAGCAGGGTGACGGCGTGCGCGGTCGCGGGCCCGGTTCCGAGCGCGATCGCCGCCTCGAGGGCTGCCAGCGTGTCGACGTCGCGCCGGAGGCGAGCGGATGCCTCGAGTCGCGCGAATCCCGCCGCCGCGTGCTCGCGCGCCGAATCCTGCCCGAACCGCGGTGCGAATCCCACGCCCGGTCGCGCGGTCGCGAGCGTCGTGCCACTGCCGTCGGCGTCGGGCACGAACGCGAGCGGATGCCCCTCCGCCGCCGCCAGCGCAGCGTCGAGGTCGGCGGGGCGGAGGCAGGGCAGGTCGCCGAGCAGCACCGCGACGGCGCCGGATTCCGAGGAACGGGCGTGCGCGATGCCGTGCGCGATCGCTGCGGTCAGGCCGGCGGGGCCACCCGTACCGTCCGCGATTCCGGTCGGCTCCTCGAGGAACTCGGCGTCGCGCGCGAGCGACGGATCGTCGCCGACGACGATCACGCGCTCGACGCCGCGCGCGGCCACGGCCGCGGAGATCGTGTCGGTCGCGAAGGCCCGCGCGAGGGCCACGCGCGCCTCGGGCTGCACGTGCGGCGCGAGCCGGGTCTTGCCGCGACTGGGTGCCTTCGCGGGGATCACGACGGTCCAGCGGGTCACGGGCCCGGCGGCGCGGGCCGAGGCATCCGCCGAGGCATCCGCCGGATCCGGCCCAGTGGTCTCCGACGTCATCGACGCAGCCCCGGCAGCACCTCGCGACCGAACGCCTCGACGAACGCGCGCTGGTCGCGGCCGACGTTGTGCAGGTAGATGCGGTCGAAGCCGAGGTCGAGGTAGCGCTGGATGCCGGCCCGGTGCCGGTCGAGGTCGGCGCCGACGATGAGCCGGCCCGCGAAGTCCTCGGGGCGCACCGTACGCGCGAAGTGCTCGAGGTCGTACGGCGAGCGGATGTCGCCGCGCGGCGCGCGCAGGCCCGCGATCGGCCACTCCCGGAGCGCCTCGCGCATCGCCTCCTCGTCGGTCGGCGCCCACGCGAGGTGCAGTTGCAGGACCCGGGGCATCCGCTCGGGGTCGCGTCCCGACTCGCGCGCGCCCTCGGAGAACCGCTGGAGCAGGGCCGCGAGCCGGTCGACGGGGGCGCCCATCGTGATCAGCCCGTCGGCGACGCGACCCGCGCGGCGGGCCGTCACGGGGCCGCCGGCCGCCACCAGGACCTCGGGCGCCGAGTCCGGCATTGTCCACAGACGCGTCGACTCGAGCTTGAAGAACTGCCCGGAGAACCGTACGTCGCGGCCGGCGATCGACGCCGCGAACAGGCGCTTG from Agromyces sp. LHK192 includes these protein-coding regions:
- a CDS encoding GntR family transcriptional regulator, with amino-acid sequence MSSSTPTTAAGDSAKPSGTEALQRLADHHAAGYRSVGTMAYDILRDAILSGALAPGQKLRQETLAEAIGVSRLPVRSALIQLEAEGLVEFHDRRGAIVKALSAEQAREVYDIRVLLEGQALRLTMAEMTPERMARLHELGQAADEEQEGAGFVDARTLFYAELYDAERRPVLWEMIEQLRLKVGRYVLGWRLVGGDGHSHSHEALVAAVESGDADAAAAVLGEHLTSVRDAVLELLAADQPAEQPARRTRRRSADAED
- the ggt gene encoding gamma-glutamyltransferase, which codes for MQTNVARRALLISVAAVAAGSLIAFGAPASAAPPSASGTSADAAAAAVPFRWTPQPQATSVGSGGAVSSVDAWASRIGVEVLRLGGNAADAAVATAAALGVTEPYSAGIGGGGYFVHFDAETGEVTTIDGRETAPAAMPTDAFIDPATGSPYRFTPELVSSGVSVGVPGTLATWEAAVDRFGSKRLSTLLAPAIALAAGGFTVDETFRSQTLDNKARFAAFPDTAKLFLPKGDAPVVGSTFRNPDLAKTLGLIALRGTDVFYEGRLADEIADVVQHPRKDPASPLPAPPGTLTADDLAAYEVVEQAPTHVEYRGLDVYGMAPSSSGGTTVGESLNILENHELSGATPEATAQSLHLFLEATARAFADRNAYVGDPAFVDVPTETLLSQDFADARDCTIDPSAASPRPVPAGALDASGCVTAAFEERADTENVSTTHLSVVDRWGNAVAYTLTIEQTGGSGMTVPGRGFLLNNELTDFSTVYSETDPNRIEPGKRPRSSMSPTIVLDGGEVRYVLGSPGGATIITTVTQILMNRVDLGMSLPDAVAAPRASQRNAAVTPAEPEFIDAYGAALGAYGQAFTPSGDRFTSASQIGAAATIEVAPDGTMTAAAEPVRRGGGTGLVVRPQR
- the fgd gene encoding glucose-6-phosphate dehydrogenase (coenzyme-F420); this encodes MSLTLGYKASAEQFDPRELVELAVAAESHGFESVWTSDHFQPWRHQGGHAPFSLTWMAAVGERTSTVRIGTSVMTPTFRYNPAVLAQAFASLGVLYPGRIIAGFGTGEALNEIATGFRGAGEQDWPEFKERFARLREAVRLMRALWTDGEQVTFEGDYYSTHDASIYDRPDAPVPVYIAAGGPTVAKYAGRAGDGFICTSGKGAELYVDQLVPAVKEGLEARGDGRSFDALDRMIEIKLSYEETEEAALENTRFWSPLSLSKEQKHDITDPVEMERAADALPIDQIAKRWIVGTDPDEVVDRIGQYVDWGFNHLVFHAPGHDQRRFMELFERDLAPRLRARA
- a CDS encoding dihydrofolate reductase family protein, with translation MRPLRYSINVTLDGCCHHEAGLPPDEESMRYWTAEMERADTLLFGRVTYEMMEAAWRRPATGEWPDWMDESEIPFAEAIDRARKVVVSSTLDAPDWNAVVLRGDLGQAVRQLKQEPGGGLWVGGVTLPLALADLGLIDEYEFLVQPVLAGHGPTLLAGLRERIRLELVDRREFRSGAVAMRYRPAA
- a CDS encoding helix-turn-helix transcriptional regulator, with translation MDEGSGREPIGAPERSGVLAPGNLARYSAQRLRPAAAIADLVDTYWSVSWSFPRDEAVVQRIIDHPAITLSVEEGSVPSPLTVSCVRPGAWKRTIEGRGSVFAIRLRPAGLAVVADLDAAALAREQPLTPSLDRRAHELLSAVAAVPASDLDGRAGAADAAIARALAERRPSPAGILANNAVDALVESPRIRPIDAIAHELGVSARTLQRACRATLGIGPGHVARRVRLQEVVRRLSVVDADVGATAAELGYADQAHLINDFRHATGLTPGAHVSEERRTREQLVGGGGLD
- a CDS encoding DUF1761 domain-containing protein, which translates into the protein MDTSISDGLVGIHWWATLLAALAYFVLGAIWFTPLFGRQWDRSIGVDRRTTGGRYPLPYYVVPLVGALVGALMVAVLIGACSAEGAIEGLLLGLAVGVAVAAATLTNALTPHTPKPYLLAAVTGGYHLVGLTGAGAIIGAFATG
- the cofC gene encoding 2-phospho-L-lactate guanylyltransferase yields the protein MTSETTGPDPADASADASARAAGPVTRWTVVIPAKAPSRGKTRLAPHVQPEARVALARAFATDTISAAVAARGVERVIVVGDDPSLARDAEFLEEPTGIADGTGGPAGLTAAIAHGIAHARSSESGAVAVLLGDLPCLRPADLDAALAAAEGHPLAFVPDADGSGTTLATARPGVGFAPRFGQDSAREHAAAGFARLEASARLRRDVDTLAALEAAIALGTGPATAHAVTLLADGGAAAQA
- a CDS encoding TIGR03557 family F420-dependent LLM class oxidoreductase, translated to MPAHIGYAAMLERFPPAEAVELSALAEANGFTGVMASDHFQPWLPAQGESSFVWSVLAAIGASTTGDLGPGVTTPGFRMHPAVVAQASATLAAMYPGRHWLGIGSGEAINEHVVGQYWPEPPERIERMFEAVDLVKRLFAASIAGRDVRFSGQFFKLESTRLWTMPDSAPEVLVAAGGPVTARRAGRVADGLITMGAPVDRLAALLQRFSEGARESGRDPERMPRVLQLHLAWAPTDEEAMREALREWPIAGLRAPRGDIRSPYDLEHFARTVRPEDFAGRLIVGADLDRHRAGIQRYLDLGFDRIYLHNVGRDQRAFVEAFGREVLPGLRR